A genomic segment from Streptosporangium roseum DSM 43021 encodes:
- a CDS encoding carbamate kinase, with the protein MGERVLIALGGNAMTAPDGSASPDDQRGAVEEAMRHVTALIAAGHQVTLTHGNGPQVGNLILKNQIAAGVVPPVPLDWCGAQTQATIGTLVLNALDGRAAVVVTRTLVDPADPAFRDPVKPIGRYFPEEDARRFEGLGQTWRRYDRGWRRVVASPEPLEILDAPAVAALVAAGFTVVAAGGGGVPVARDAAGRLTGVEAVIDKDLAAAMLARAVRATVLVIATDVPRAVVGFGTAHARPIGSVTAAELRVLHAAGHFAGGSMGPKVEAALRFVEQGGDQAVITSLEDIGAAVAGQAGTVVRK; encoded by the coding sequence GTGGGTGAACGAGTACTGATCGCACTCGGCGGCAACGCGATGACGGCTCCCGACGGAAGCGCCTCGCCGGACGACCAGCGCGGAGCGGTCGAGGAAGCGATGCGCCACGTCACCGCCCTGATCGCGGCCGGCCACCAGGTGACCCTCACCCACGGCAACGGTCCCCAGGTCGGCAACCTGATCCTGAAGAACCAGATCGCGGCCGGCGTCGTGCCCCCCGTGCCGCTCGACTGGTGCGGCGCGCAGACCCAGGCCACGATCGGCACGCTGGTCCTCAACGCCCTGGACGGCCGCGCCGCGGTCGTGGTGACCCGGACGCTCGTCGACCCCGCCGACCCTGCCTTCCGCGACCCGGTCAAGCCCATCGGCCGCTACTTCCCCGAGGAGGACGCCCGGCGCTTCGAAGGGCTCGGCCAGACCTGGCGCCGCTACGACCGGGGCTGGCGCCGGGTGGTGGCCTCACCGGAACCGCTGGAGATCCTCGACGCCCCCGCGGTGGCCGCGCTGGTGGCCGCCGGATTCACCGTCGTCGCGGCGGGCGGCGGGGGAGTGCCCGTGGCCCGCGACGCCGCCGGGCGGCTCACCGGGGTCGAGGCCGTGATCGACAAGGATCTGGCCGCCGCGATGCTGGCCCGCGCCGTGCGGGCCACGGTCCTGGTGATCGCCACCGACGTGCCCCGGGCAGTCGTGGGATTCGGTACGGCCCACGCCCGGCCCATCGGCTCCGTCACCGCGGCCGAGCTGCGCGTGTTGCACGCGGCCGGGCACTTCGCGGGAGGGAGCATGGGACCGAAGGTCGAGGCCGCGCTCCGCTTCGTCGAGCAGGGCGGCGACCAGGCGGTGATCACCTCCCTTGAGGACATCGGGGCGGCGGTCGCCGGGCAGGCCGGCACCGTGGTGCGAAAGTGA
- a CDS encoding MarR family winged helix-turn-helix transcriptional regulator: MSRERLLAALVEAGREHSNTAVMFHAAVSARMGLGMTEEKTLDLLQRLGPLAAGEIAEHSGLAPASVSGLIDRLERKGFVRRIRDTEDRRRVIVEIRYDSIAGFGVLFEDLVRGLEGLYATYTDEQLELILDFLRRSAEVQRAATAGLG, encoded by the coding sequence TTGTCAAGAGAGCGACTGCTGGCGGCCCTGGTCGAGGCGGGCCGGGAGCACAGCAACACCGCCGTGATGTTCCACGCCGCGGTCAGCGCGCGGATGGGCCTGGGCATGACCGAGGAGAAGACGCTCGACCTGTTGCAGCGGCTGGGCCCGCTCGCCGCGGGGGAGATCGCCGAGCACTCCGGCCTGGCCCCGGCCTCGGTGAGCGGGCTGATCGACCGGCTGGAGCGCAAAGGTTTCGTCCGGCGGATACGCGACACCGAGGACCGGCGCCGGGTCATCGTGGAGATCAGGTACGACAGCATCGCCGGGTTCGGAGTGCTGTTCGAGGACCTGGTCCGCGGTCTGGAGGGGCTGTACGCCACCTACACCGACGAGCAGCTCGAACTCATCCTTGATTTCCTGCGCAGATCCGCCGAGGTCCAGCGCGCGGCCACCGCCGGACTCGGCTGA
- a CDS encoding FAD-dependent monooxygenase produces MKALIIGGGVGGPTMAMALRQAGIESVVYEAYETPSDYTGLFLNTASNGLDALRAIGVDVAGRADGFPMPRMVMWSGSGKRLGEVANGVRLPDGTVSVCVKRGLLQKVLREEAVSRGIRYEYGKRLESYRTVADGVVAEFSDGSTAAGDILIGADGIHSRTRRILDPASPEPSFTGLVGVGGYSRVPGLAPTTGTQHFVFGRKAFFGYLVRESGEIYWFANIHSATEPTRESLAAEDWKRRLTELFADDLPLINQIIAGGAGPIGAHLVHDIPTSAVWHRGPVALIGDAVHATSPSAGQGASMACEDAVVLAQCLRDLPDPASAFAAYESRRRERTEKIVAYSRKLGTGKTAGPVARVFRDLMMPVALKVFAGERSHAWMYTHHIDWEASAA; encoded by the coding sequence ATGAAGGCATTGATCATCGGTGGTGGCGTCGGCGGGCCGACCATGGCCATGGCGCTGCGGCAGGCGGGGATCGAGTCGGTGGTCTACGAGGCCTACGAGACCCCCTCCGACTACACCGGCCTGTTTCTCAACACCGCCTCCAACGGGCTGGACGCGCTGCGGGCGATCGGCGTCGACGTCGCCGGCCGCGCCGACGGCTTCCCCATGCCGCGCATGGTCATGTGGAGCGGGAGCGGCAAGCGGCTGGGCGAGGTGGCCAACGGGGTGCGGCTGCCCGACGGCACGGTCAGCGTGTGCGTCAAGCGCGGGCTGCTGCAGAAGGTGCTGCGCGAGGAGGCCGTCTCCCGGGGGATCCGTTACGAGTACGGCAAGCGCCTGGAGTCCTACAGGACCGTCGCGGACGGTGTCGTCGCCGAGTTCTCCGACGGCTCCACCGCCGCCGGGGACATCCTGATCGGCGCCGACGGCATCCACTCCCGGACCCGGCGGATCCTCGATCCCGCCTCCCCCGAGCCGAGCTTCACCGGCCTGGTCGGCGTCGGCGGGTACAGCCGGGTGCCCGGCCTGGCCCCGACGACCGGCACCCAGCACTTCGTGTTCGGCAGGAAGGCGTTCTTCGGTTACCTGGTCCGGGAGTCGGGCGAGATCTACTGGTTCGCCAACATCCACAGCGCGACCGAGCCGACCCGCGAGTCGCTGGCGGCCGAGGACTGGAAGCGGCGGCTGACCGAGCTGTTCGCCGACGACCTGCCGCTGATCAACCAGATCATCGCGGGCGGCGCCGGCCCGATCGGCGCCCACCTGGTCCACGACATCCCGACCAGCGCGGTCTGGCACCGCGGCCCGGTCGCGCTGATCGGCGACGCCGTCCACGCCACCTCGCCCAGCGCGGGCCAGGGCGCCTCCATGGCCTGCGAGGACGCCGTGGTGCTCGCCCAGTGCCTGCGCGACCTGCCCGATCCGGCGAGCGCCTTCGCCGCCTACGAGAGCCGGCGCCGCGAGCGCACGGAGAAGATCGTCGCCTACTCCCGCAAGCTCGGCACCGGCAAGACCGCCGGCCCGGTGGCACGGGTGTTCCGGGACCTGATGATGCCGGTCGCGCTCAAGGTCTTCGCCGGCGAGAGGTCGCACGCCTGGATGTACACCCACCACATCGACTGGGAGGCCAGCGCGGCGTGA
- a CDS encoding SseB family protein produces the protein MPSIPQPLVPDDDGSADASVSSALTAFSAGTADAGAVIAALGGARLLVPVVALLTESEVGEHGLRQEKESEMALPKLIGNDGREAVLAFTGVESLRLWRPDARPIQATTLQVCQAAVHENAAAVVVDVAGPVPFVIEGGVLRAFAAVESGTVDQLGPEVTVARMEEPAPSPRRRRFGWPFRGRD, from the coding sequence GTGCCGAGCATTCCCCAGCCCCTGGTCCCCGACGACGACGGCAGCGCCGACGCCTCCGTGTCGTCCGCGCTCACGGCCTTCTCCGCCGGTACGGCCGACGCCGGGGCGGTGATAGCCGCGCTGGGCGGAGCCCGGCTGCTCGTCCCGGTGGTGGCCCTGCTGACGGAGTCGGAGGTCGGGGAGCACGGCCTGCGGCAGGAGAAGGAGAGCGAGATGGCCCTGCCGAAGCTCATCGGCAACGACGGGCGCGAGGCGGTGCTCGCCTTCACCGGGGTCGAGTCGCTGCGGCTCTGGCGCCCCGACGCCCGGCCCATCCAGGCCACCACCCTCCAGGTCTGCCAGGCGGCGGTGCACGAGAACGCGGCCGCGGTGGTGGTCGACGTGGCGGGTCCGGTGCCCTTCGTGATCGAGGGGGGCGTCCTGCGGGCGTTCGCCGCGGTCGAGTCGGGCACCGTCGACCAGCTCGGACCCGAGGTCACCGTGGCGCGGATGGAGGAGCCGGCGCCGTCCCCCCGGCGGCGGCGGTTCGGCTGGCCGTTCCGCGGACGGGACTGA
- a CDS encoding ring-opening amidohydrolase: MPEPIEVRKVAIESVTDASGLTRLIDDGVIEAHRVLAVIGKTEGNGGVNDYTRILADRAFREVLAAKGHPSPESVPLVWSGGTDGVLSPHATIFATTADAEPGDEPRVSVGIAMSDVILPEDIGRPAMVEKVAAGVREAMKIAGIDDPADVHYVQTKTPLLTLATINDAKSRGKDVVIEDTGPSMDISNSTTALGVAVALGEIEMPTADQIHRDLSLYSSVASCSSGVELDRAQIVVVGNVRGIGGRYRIGHSVMKDALDADGIWEAIRSSGIDLPDRPHPSDLGGRLVNVFMKCEADPSGSVRGRRNIMLDDSDVHWHRQIKATVGGVAASVTGDPAVFVSVAAVHQGPSGGGPVAAIADLG; encoded by the coding sequence ATGCCGGAACCGATTGAAGTGCGCAAGGTGGCCATCGAGAGCGTGACCGACGCCTCCGGGCTGACCAGGCTCATCGACGACGGGGTGATCGAGGCCCACCGGGTGCTCGCGGTGATCGGCAAGACCGAGGGCAACGGCGGGGTCAACGACTACACCCGCATCCTGGCCGACCGCGCCTTCCGTGAGGTGCTCGCCGCCAAGGGACACCCGTCCCCCGAGAGCGTCCCGCTGGTGTGGTCCGGCGGCACCGACGGCGTGCTGAGCCCGCACGCGACGATCTTCGCCACCACCGCGGACGCCGAGCCGGGCGACGAGCCGCGCGTCAGCGTCGGCATCGCGATGAGCGACGTCATCCTCCCCGAGGACATCGGGCGCCCCGCCATGGTGGAGAAGGTCGCCGCCGGCGTGCGCGAGGCCATGAAGATCGCCGGGATCGACGATCCCGCCGACGTCCACTACGTCCAGACCAAGACGCCCCTGCTGACCCTGGCCACCATCAACGACGCCAAGTCCCGGGGCAAGGACGTGGTGATCGAGGACACCGGCCCGTCGATGGACATCTCCAACTCCACCACCGCGCTCGGCGTCGCGGTCGCGCTCGGCGAGATCGAGATGCCCACGGCCGACCAGATCCACCGTGACCTGTCGCTGTACTCCTCCGTCGCGTCCTGCTCCTCCGGTGTCGAGCTGGACCGCGCGCAGATCGTGGTCGTCGGCAACGTGCGCGGCATCGGCGGCCGCTACCGGATCGGCCACTCGGTCATGAAGGACGCGCTGGACGCCGACGGGATCTGGGAGGCGATCCGCTCCAGCGGCATCGACCTGCCCGACCGGCCCCACCCGTCCGACCTGGGCGGCAGGCTGGTCAACGTCTTCATGAAGTGCGAGGCCGACCCGTCGGGCAGCGTCCGGGGCCGCCGCAACATCATGCTCGACGACTCCGACGTGCACTGGCACCGCCAGATCAAGGCCACCGTCGGCGGCGTCGCTGCCAGCGTCACCGGCGACCCGGCCGTCTTCGTCTCGGTCGCCGCGGTCCACCAGGGCCCCAGCGGCGGCGGCCCGGTCGCCGCCATCGCCGACCTCGGCTGA
- the aroC gene encoding chorismate synthase produces MLRWLTAGESHGPELVAILEGLPAGVGVTTADIDGALARRRLGYGRGARMKFEQDVVNVVGGVRHGRTLGSPVAIRVGNTEWPKWETVMAADPVDPALLEGQARNAPRSRPRPGHADLAGMQKYGFDDARPVLDRASARETAARVALGQVAKNFLKQALGVDIVSHVVSIGAAQATQGIVPGPGDMEAVDADPVRCVDPAGSAAMVAEIDKAHKEGDTLGGVVEVLAYGLPPGLGSYTHWDRRLDSRLAAALMGIQAIKGVAVGDGFETARRPGSRAHDEIENTADGVRRITNRAGGVEGGMTNGEPLRVSAAMKPISTVPRALATIDVLTGEAAKAHHERSDVCAVPAAAIVAEAMVALILADAAIEKFGGDSVEEVARNLAGYLSSMVIK; encoded by the coding sequence ATGTTGCGCTGGTTGACTGCTGGAGAGTCCCACGGCCCTGAGCTCGTCGCGATCCTGGAAGGCCTGCCCGCCGGGGTGGGAGTGACCACGGCCGATATCGATGGAGCGCTGGCGAGGCGTCGCCTGGGCTACGGCCGCGGCGCCCGGATGAAGTTCGAGCAGGACGTGGTGAACGTCGTGGGCGGCGTGCGGCACGGCCGCACGCTCGGCAGCCCCGTCGCCATTCGCGTGGGCAACACCGAGTGGCCCAAATGGGAGACCGTCATGGCCGCCGACCCGGTGGACCCGGCGCTGCTGGAGGGCCAGGCCCGCAACGCGCCGCGTTCGCGCCCGCGCCCCGGCCACGCCGACCTCGCCGGCATGCAGAAGTACGGCTTCGACGACGCCCGCCCGGTGCTCGACCGGGCCAGCGCCCGCGAGACCGCCGCCCGCGTGGCCCTCGGCCAGGTCGCCAAGAACTTCCTCAAGCAGGCGCTCGGCGTCGACATCGTCAGCCACGTCGTCTCGATCGGCGCGGCGCAGGCCACGCAGGGCATCGTCCCGGGCCCCGGCGACATGGAGGCGGTCGACGCCGACCCGGTGCGCTGCGTCGACCCGGCCGGCAGCGCCGCGATGGTCGCCGAGATCGACAAGGCCCACAAGGAGGGCGACACCCTCGGCGGCGTCGTCGAGGTGCTCGCCTACGGCCTGCCGCCGGGCCTGGGCAGCTACACCCACTGGGACCGCCGCCTCGACTCCCGCCTCGCCGCCGCCCTGATGGGCATCCAGGCGATCAAGGGCGTCGCCGTCGGCGACGGCTTCGAGACCGCGCGCCGTCCCGGCTCCCGGGCCCACGACGAGATCGAGAACACCGCCGACGGCGTGCGCCGCATCACCAACCGGGCCGGCGGCGTCGAGGGCGGGATGACCAACGGCGAGCCGCTGCGCGTCAGCGCGGCGATGAAGCCGATCTCCACCGTGCCCCGGGCGCTGGCCACGATCGACGTGCTGACCGGCGAGGCCGCCAAGGCCCACCACGAGCGCTCCGACGTGTGCGCGGTCCCGGCCGCGGCGATAGTCGCCGAGGCGATGGTCGCGCTGATCCTCGCCGACGCCGCGATCGAGAAGTTCGGCGGCGACTCCGTCGAGGAGGTCGCCCGCAACCTGGCCGGCTACCTCTCGTCGATGGTGATCAAGTGA
- a CDS encoding prepilin peptidase, translating into MILLPALAALTGLAAGRWTRGLVVRHSVAEGEPLRRDCPHCGAPLSGARCPGCSGRIGPPPLAVELVTALALALLALRAVWTARSGAAPAGQSPGPLPEVVAAGELAAYGWLAVVAVALVFVDAAVHRLPDRLTLAAYLGTAALLAVTALYGGRFADLLGAGLGGLALAAFYLVLFLVNPAGMGLGDVKLAAGLGTALGWLGWDTLVAGAFLGFLAGGLYGVALMILRRAGRKSEIPFGPFMVVGAFAAILTGL; encoded by the coding sequence GTGATTCTTCTGCCGGCCCTGGCGGCGCTCACCGGCCTGGCGGCCGGGCGCTGGACGCGGGGCCTGGTGGTCCGGCACTCGGTGGCCGAGGGCGAGCCGCTCCGGAGGGACTGCCCGCACTGCGGCGCCCCGCTGTCCGGCGCGCGCTGCCCCGGATGTTCCGGGCGGATCGGACCGCCGCCGCTGGCGGTGGAGCTCGTCACCGCGCTGGCCCTGGCCCTCCTCGCTCTGCGCGCCGTGTGGACGGCCCGGTCGGGCGCCGCCCCGGCGGGGCAGTCACCCGGGCCGCTGCCGGAGGTCGTGGCGGCGGGCGAACTGGCCGCCTACGGATGGCTGGCGGTGGTCGCCGTCGCGCTGGTCTTCGTCGACGCCGCCGTCCACCGGCTGCCCGACCGGCTCACTCTTGCCGCCTACCTCGGCACCGCCGCCCTGCTCGCGGTGACGGCCCTGTACGGAGGCCGGTTCGCCGACCTGCTCGGAGCCGGGCTGGGCGGGCTCGCGCTGGCGGCCTTCTACCTGGTGCTGTTCCTGGTCAACCCGGCGGGCATGGGGCTGGGCGACGTCAAACTCGCGGCGGGCCTCGGCACCGCGCTCGGCTGGCTGGGCTGGGACACGCTGGTCGCCGGGGCCTTCCTGGGCTTCCTCGCGGGCGGCCTCTACGGAGTCGCGTTGATGATCCTGCGCCGCGCCGGCCGCAAGAGCGAGATCCCCTTCGGCCCCTTCATGGTCGTGGGGGCCTTCGCGGCCATCCTCACCGGCCTCTGA
- a CDS encoding shikimate kinase, with protein sequence MSPRVVLIGPPGSGKSTVGRLLADRLGAAFRDTDTDVEVVAGKPVGDIFVEDGEERFRELEAAAVRLALAEHDGVLSLGGGAVLAEATRELLAGHPVVYLEVGLSQAVQRVGLASARPLLVLNPRSQLKKLMDARRPIYEGLAAVVVATDERKPDEVVDEIVKGLLP encoded by the coding sequence GTGAGTCCCCGCGTAGTTCTGATCGGTCCTCCCGGATCGGGCAAGTCGACCGTCGGCCGGCTGCTGGCCGACCGCCTGGGGGCCGCCTTCCGCGACACCGACACCGACGTGGAGGTCGTGGCGGGCAAGCCGGTGGGCGACATCTTCGTCGAGGACGGCGAGGAGCGCTTCCGCGAGCTGGAGGCGGCGGCCGTACGGCTGGCGCTGGCCGAGCACGACGGCGTGCTCTCCCTCGGCGGCGGCGCGGTCCTGGCCGAGGCCACGCGGGAGCTGCTGGCCGGCCACCCGGTGGTCTACCTCGAGGTGGGCCTGTCGCAGGCCGTGCAGCGGGTGGGCCTGGCCTCGGCGCGGCCGTTGCTCGTGCTGAACCCGCGCAGCCAGCTCAAGAAGCTGATGGACGCCCGCCGCCCGATCTACGAGGGGCTGGCCGCGGTCGTCGTGGCGACCGACGAGCGCAAGCCCGACGAGGTCGTCGACGAGATCGTGAAGGGGCTGCTGCCGTGA
- the aroB gene encoding 3-dehydroquinate synthase, whose product MTVSRIKVHGDAPYDVVIGTGVLGELPGLLGSGVRTVAVIHPASLPEIARPVCGAIEAAGYEVVPLPVPDAERAKTVEVAAQLWSAFGRYGITRSDAVVGVGGGATTDLAGFAAATWLRGVKVVQVPTTLLGMVDAAVGGKTGINTPEGKNLVGSFHPPAGVLCDLATLVSVPRDDYVGGLAEIIKGGFIADPAILALIEDDPAGARLPEGRHTRELIERKIQIKADVVGADLREGGLREILNYGHTLAHAIERVEEYRMRHGEAVAIGMVYAAELSRLDGRIGADVVDRTRSILTSVGLPVSYRRDAWPELRDHMRLDKKSRGAKLRFVVLDDLAKVSPLEDPPEALLEAAYEEVAR is encoded by the coding sequence GTGACGGTCTCCAGGATCAAGGTCCACGGCGACGCCCCCTACGACGTGGTGATCGGCACCGGCGTGCTCGGCGAGCTCCCCGGCCTGCTCGGCTCCGGGGTCCGCACCGTCGCCGTGATCCACCCGGCGAGCCTTCCGGAGATCGCGCGGCCGGTCTGCGGCGCGATCGAGGCCGCGGGATACGAGGTCGTCCCGCTGCCGGTGCCCGACGCCGAACGGGCCAAGACGGTCGAGGTGGCCGCCCAGCTCTGGTCGGCCTTCGGCCGCTACGGCATCACCCGCTCCGACGCCGTGGTCGGCGTCGGCGGGGGGGCCACCACCGACCTGGCCGGGTTCGCCGCCGCCACCTGGCTGCGCGGCGTCAAGGTCGTGCAGGTGCCGACCACCCTGCTGGGCATGGTCGACGCCGCGGTCGGCGGCAAGACCGGGATCAACACCCCCGAGGGCAAGAACCTGGTCGGTTCCTTCCACCCTCCGGCCGGGGTCCTGTGCGACCTGGCCACCCTGGTCTCGGTGCCCCGCGACGACTACGTCGGCGGTCTCGCGGAGATCATCAAGGGCGGCTTCATCGCCGACCCGGCGATCCTGGCGCTCATCGAGGACGACCCCGCCGGCGCCCGGCTCCCCGAGGGGCGGCACACCCGCGAGCTGATCGAGCGGAAGATCCAGATCAAGGCCGACGTCGTCGGCGCCGACCTGCGCGAGGGCGGCCTGCGGGAGATCCTCAACTACGGGCACACCCTGGCCCACGCCATCGAGCGGGTCGAGGAGTACCGGATGCGCCACGGCGAGGCCGTGGCCATCGGCATGGTCTACGCCGCGGAGCTGTCCCGCCTGGACGGCCGGATCGGCGCCGACGTCGTGGACCGGACCCGGTCCATCCTGACCTCGGTCGGGCTGCCCGTCTCCTACCGCCGCGACGCCTGGCCCGAGCTCCGCGACCACATGCGCCTGGACAAGAAGAGCCGCGGCGCGAAGCTGCGCTTCGTGGTCCTGGACGATCTGGCGAAGGTGTCCCCGCTGGAGGACCCGCCCGAGGCCCTGCTCGAAGCGGCCTACGAGGAGGTCGCCCGGTGA
- a CDS encoding glycosyltransferase family 2 protein: MRHPALWPFFVALALNLAGWAMSFVDGQRQRLTTWESHELLVRSWRPARVPTVDVFLPTRGEPLPILDNTFRHLSALRWNGPTTVWVLDDAARAEVADLAGRYGFRYSSRPDRGHLKKAGNLNHGLSISSGDLVAVFDADFCPRPDFLSHLVPYLEDPGIAVAQSPQYFDTAPDMPWLQRTAGAAQEMFYRWLQPSRDADGGAICVGTNVVYRRSTLEEIGGFPKIDHSEDIYTSVELMRYGYRTKYVPVLLAKGLSPDNVASYIAQQYRWAMGCMSLLFDRDFHRTPMTWRVRLSYYSGFLSYFVSAANIAAVPLPGLIMLAFYPEDVRAWHMIPFVAPLWVALVLLPAVSVSRWRFEVVRAQTLYSYCHLVSIVHAVRDQAAAWVPSGAAAGRSTLVSSISRMALAWLTLTTAATWIGIALRAPVHGWDDYWALTLFAAGTTYIALPLIRDLWRILR, encoded by the coding sequence ATGCGCCATCCCGCGCTGTGGCCGTTTTTCGTCGCGCTGGCGCTCAACCTGGCGGGCTGGGCGATGTCGTTCGTCGACGGCCAGCGGCAGCGCCTGACCACCTGGGAGTCGCACGAGCTGCTGGTCCGGTCCTGGCGGCCGGCACGGGTCCCCACCGTGGACGTGTTCCTGCCGACGCGCGGCGAGCCCCTGCCCATCCTGGACAACACCTTCCGCCACCTCTCCGCCCTGCGGTGGAACGGTCCGACCACCGTCTGGGTGCTCGACGACGCCGCCCGCGCGGAGGTGGCCGACCTGGCGGGGCGGTACGGCTTCCGCTACAGCTCCCGGCCCGACCGGGGACACCTGAAGAAGGCCGGCAACCTCAACCACGGCCTGTCGATCAGCTCCGGCGACCTCGTCGCGGTCTTCGACGCCGACTTCTGCCCGCGCCCGGACTTCCTCTCCCACCTGGTCCCCTACCTGGAGGACCCCGGGATCGCCGTGGCCCAGTCCCCGCAGTACTTCGACACCGCCCCCGACATGCCCTGGCTGCAGCGGACCGCCGGGGCGGCGCAGGAGATGTTCTACCGGTGGCTGCAGCCCTCCAGGGACGCCGACGGCGGCGCGATCTGCGTGGGCACGAACGTGGTCTACCGCCGCTCCACGCTGGAGGAGATCGGCGGCTTCCCGAAGATCGACCACAGCGAGGACATCTACACCAGCGTCGAGCTGATGAGGTACGGCTACCGCACCAAGTACGTCCCGGTGCTGCTGGCCAAGGGACTGTCCCCGGACAACGTCGCCTCCTACATCGCCCAGCAGTACCGGTGGGCGATGGGCTGCATGAGCCTGCTGTTCGACCGTGACTTCCACCGCACGCCGATGACCTGGCGGGTACGGCTGTCCTACTACAGCGGCTTCCTGAGCTACTTCGTCTCGGCCGCCAACATCGCGGCGGTGCCGCTGCCCGGACTGATCATGCTCGCCTTCTACCCCGAGGACGTCCGGGCCTGGCACATGATCCCCTTCGTGGCCCCGCTCTGGGTGGCGCTGGTGCTGCTCCCGGCGGTGTCGGTGAGCCGCTGGCGGTTCGAGGTGGTCCGGGCGCAGACCCTGTACTCCTACTGCCACCTGGTCTCCATCGTGCACGCGGTGCGCGACCAGGCGGCGGCCTGGGTGCCGAGCGGCGCCGCCGCCGGCCGGAGCACCCTGGTCTCCTCGATCAGCCGGATGGCCCTGGCCTGGCTGACCCTCACGACCGCCGCCACCTGGATCGGCATCGCCCTGCGCGCGCCCGTCCACGGCTGGGACGACTACTGGGCGCTGACCCTCTTCGCGGCCGGCACCACCTACATCGCCCTCCCCCTCATCCGCGACCTGTGGAGGATCCTCCGTTGA